AAGATACAAACTTCATTAACTTTCAAGAAATCGGTATCTCTCACTACCTTTTACGGAGTGCGAATGATTTGAACGCGCTCCAGGGACAGGTGTGTAGAAATGGGCGGGATTCGtttcaaaaagtgattttCGTATTCATACATGACCCTGCCTTCATTTCGTGTTAGAGCTCCTTTACGAGTCTCTCTAggtgtattattattattattatcatgtTCTTGCACATCATGTTATTCTTCGCTCAGTATCATTCAAACATTCATCCAAACTTATTGCCTTGAAATACCCTTATCGATTCTCCGAGCGGATTTTCGAAAATGTCTTGTTCTAGAGGTCACTTGGAAGAAACCACTTCTTTCGCAGAAAATTCACTTAGAAGTAGAGCCAAATAGGAATTTGCCGTTTTCCATGCATCTAGTTTTTGTCTTCTATTTCCGTTTGGTTTTCTTTATTGCAAGCGATGTATCTACACGCTTTGGAAGCACTCTTTTGAATCGACATTCGATTTCCACATTTATATCCAAGCTACAAATTAGTTTTCATTCGTTTAGGAAGATGGCTTTACGTCCCGCTCAGGGTGACAACGTACACACGGCGGAGTTCAACGAAGAAGCCGCTCGTCTCAAGCAGTACAAAAATGTTGCGAGACATGAGGTTCGCATGAACTGTTCACTtgatattattgattgatattATTTCCGTCCACTGGAAATAATATCCTGCTTGGTTTTCGTTGTGTTCATGAGCATTTCATGTGTATAGGTTTAATCTCAGGATATGCGACGTCGCCGAAATGAATCCAGCGTCGAGATCCGCAAGCAAAAAGGTGCTGACCTCATGATGAAACGTCGAAATCAGTTAGTagatgaagatgaagaggGAGAACTTTCGGATCTAGATCTGAAGTCTGCACCAGGTCTGTTGTTTCGTAATTCAATAAGTTGGTAACGCTAATGATGAAGTTCTGCGTTATAGCTGTGGTCAGTCGATTAACAAATGAGGAGATTGTCAAAATCCTAAGCAATAATCCTACTTTGGACCAGATGAGACAGTGTTTCGAGGCTCTTCGTCGAATACTGTCACGTTCGAAGAATCCTCCAGTTGATGAAGTAATCAAATGTGGACTTGTTAATGCTTTAGTCGAGGCGCTCAAAGTTGAGGTACGCTTTCCAAgtgcttcttttttgtctaCAAAATCGTTATGTCGTGCATTTTTAGGATGATAAAGTGCGTTTTGAAGCGTCTTGGGCACTAACGAACGTTGTTTCCGGAACATCAGAACAAACCGTAGCTGCTGTAGAGGCAGGTGCCACGCTTCCGCTGATCCAGCTTACTCAGAGTCCGAATGATGGCTTAGCCGAACAGGCTCTCTGGGCTGTTGCTAACATTGCTGGAGATTCTGCACAGCTTAGGGACTATGTGATTCGTAAGTTGTATTATTGATCTTTGCTTTACAACTTCAACTTGTTCACTTGATCTGGGTTTAATGCTAGCGAATTGAACAGGTGTATGTCATTTTGAAAGCGTGTGCAATTTCATAAATTAGAATCATATCTAGAGGGAGGATTCAACGTCACGTTAACTGGTGAATCATCTTCTTATTAGTAATTCTGTCATTGATAACTTTTTTCAAGTAGTAACTTAGTATTTCTTATGGTTTGGAggcggaaaaaaatgaaaaatttcatactTTAGATTATTTTAGGTGAGCCAttatacatagtttttttttgctcaaaaaaaaaaattcggaggGCGCACGAAAGCAATTGTTGTATGAAATTATTCGCTTATATTTAATAGGTGCAAAAATGTATAATACTTCATATGTTAAGACaaacagtttgttttcctgttttctcaCACCAATAACGCTCTACTCTTTCAGAATGTGGTGGTGTTGATGCTCTCATGGCGTTAGTGGACCGCTTAGATAAGCTGCATGTTTCGTGCGCTCGAACTCTTGCTTGGGCATTTTCTAACATGTGCCGACATAAGAATCCTCACGCTCCCTTACACATTCTCGAGCGATTGAGCAAAGGTCTTGCAAAGCTCATTTCTTATCCGGTGAGTGACTGTTTATGTGAGCAATAAAAGGTAACCTGCGCTTGTGCCAGGTACGATTGATAAGACATTAGGAAAGCCGACGGTTTACAATAGGTAAGAAAGGTTGACTTATGCaaactttttccaaatttgaaAAGAGTGGATATAATGAGAGATGTGATGAGCTtctaaaacaatgaaattcataagttttttttaaaggacagACAAGTGAAACAAGATGCGTGCTGGGCGGTATCCTATTTGACTGATGGACCAGATGAACAGATTTCATTGGCTAGATCAAGCGGTTAGTATAGCACTCTTATCATAGTATTGTGATTAGTGTACGAGGTTTAGGTGTACTACCTCATGTGATTGAATTCCTGCGCGATTCCGATGCTATGGTGGCCCCAGCGCTTAGAGTTCTCGGCAATATGAGTACGGGTAACGATGAATTGACCCAGGTTCGTAATTTGCCGCTGAGACTATTTGGGGTGGATCGTGATATGTCGTGGATGCTTCATATACTTGATTATTGCAGTAGGCAGTAGTTGTTGCAGTGTGTGGTGGACCTAAACACCCTCGACGAAATCATTCCTCTCTCTGAACGATCAAAGTCAACAACTGTGGTTAAAGAGTGCTGTTGGCTAATCTCCAACATCATAGCAGGAACAAATAGCCAGATTCAAGCTGTCATAGATGCAGGGATTATGCCATTTATTATCGAAGTGCTTCGTTCTGTAAGTTATCTGAGAACTGAGCTTCAGCGGTTGGAAtatttccgttcttttttccaggGTGATTTCAAGTGTCAGTTTGAAGCATCGTGGGCTGTAGCGAACCTTGCACAAGGTGGAACTGCTGCACAAATCCTTACACTCCTTCAGGACAATGCTGTCCCTGCTCTTTGTGATGCATTGAAACAAAGCAACGTAGATCTTCTCAATAACGCATTAGAGACACTCTATGCTTTATTGAATACAGTGTCCACTTGGTTAGTGTGTTCTCACTTTTCTGAATTATTGGCGTCTTAGGGTTTATAAAGCGAAATCATGACTACAGTTGTCCTGAGCGCCTGGATGAATTACGCGAGGCAGTGGAAGAGAACGACGGATTGGATTATCTGGAGCGCCTGCAGGAGTCCGAGTCTGATAAAGTATGTTCACTTTGAGTTTTTAAGTTCGGGAGTTAGTTGTAGTTGTTAAgggcaccccacgaatctgaggtggtacggatttcaggtggagtattcgtatttagattatggagagggggtgattccgtccatttcttcctgtatcaatggaaacggacgaccccggaatgctgtttcttatgacggcttatGTTGTAACGTGCAACGTTTGCGCCCGCcccgcttgcgattcgtcgaaaacccattcggacgaatcgcaggcgggggcagcgcaagggtggcgtgcTGCTATTGAGGACGctgtaagaaacagcgttccggggttgtccgtttccactgatacagggagaaatggggGGAATCACCaccactctccataatcgacGATTCCgaacacgaatactccacctgaaatccgtatcacctcagattcgtggggtgatgccttcaagaaaTTTCGTGCCTATATATTGCTGTAGTTCAGACGCGCATAAGTTGCAAATCATGCAACATAGTAGTTCAGTTTGTGAGGACCAGCTCGCTTTTCTAAAAATGCGAATTCTCTTCTGAAAAGGAAGATTTCGTAGTTTTTAAGTTTGTTTACGGACGCATTGTTTACGGTCAGACTTGAGTAGGTTTTGAGGTCATGCTTGAAATGCAACAAATCTTTGATATATGATATATAGCATGTTGTTGGAGCCTACAAGCAATAGacaacaatttttgtttttgttcatagCAGCAAGGGTTGCATGTCTGTTCTCAAGACGTGTTTTTGCTTTCCACACTTTGTTCCGTTAACTTTCCATAGGTCTGATTTTTGAGTATATCAACATCTGCCGTGTCTTTTTTAGGTGTACGCAACGGCCTATCGCATTATCTCGGACTACTTCAGCGACCCTGACAACGAAGAGGATCAGAAAGCTGATGGCGAAGAGAACCAGCCTGCTCAGTACAGTTTTTAGTGGCTGGTTACTTTTAGGCGATTATTCGATgcgatttcttctcttttccttaCATTTCGATGCTCTCTTGCTTGACGCCGGTCTCTTAGGTTGCATGCCATATGTGTTTCGAAGaatgtattattttttcattccagaTTGTTCTTGTAAATCTATGGTTCTATTagttactttatttttcatgcagTTGTTAAAAATCTGTGTTTTCCGACATCCGGTAAAGAAgttctctatttttaaaaaagatgtaCCTTTCTCTCTTTTGTCTCCAAAATCGcggttttatttatgtttctaCTGTCCCCTCTCCAAATTGTTGAGAAGTGCTAAAAGTCATGGGTATGGGAGTATGATATtatgatttctttcgaacaaaACGAAGGAAAGAAACATGAATACCCACTATAAATATCTCGGAGATAAAGCAACATTAAGCTGAGATTAGTAATTAGCGATGGAAAGACTTGGTTTAATGCTATACTTCAAGGGCGGTATTGATGCTGAGATAAGAAGGTGACATCATTCATTACAGATTCAAAATTAATTCTGATACAAATATGTAGAAGTGGTAGTAGTAGTGTATCCGAACAAATTCCTCTGCTATAAATCCGAAATAATGAGTGAATACAAATGGTGTACTTTATGCCTCGTTACTTTGCTAAACACCCTAACCGAGAAAAGGATTAGATGTAGTGGAGTCTAACGATTTGAAGTTGGGAGCGGCTGCGATTGAAGCGACGCGATGGTTCTGCCTCGATCATCACCGTAAGCAATAAAACGACCGTGACACGAAGATGTACTGTTTTCTAGTTCGGAATAAGGTGGCAAATTCAGAGGAAGCATCAGAAGCGACTAAATGCTGCGTTCTTTagataagaaattaaaaatacttCACGCCTTTTCAGGATGCAAACAATTatcttaaaattgaaaatctgaGGTTTGAACAAGTAtctctttttaaaatgtaGGGAAAGTCGCGCACGTATCAAGCCTCAAAACCACTTCTTTTTATCAGAAGCTACCATGTAGAGTTTGTTGCGATTCGACTAGTGTGGAACACCAATTTTATACTAGTCTTTCCTAGCTCTCCTCCGATGATGGGTACATTAATCGCATAATTCCTCTCTTTGATAAAGCACCAGTTTCCTTGCGAGACCTACGGGTTCACATTGCTAGACCTAGACCTTTTGTTTATCACTTTATAAGCACTAGTTCTGCACTGAGATGGGAAAATTCGAAAGGGCATTCTCAGGAAAGATTAGGAACTTCTAACGAttctattttcaaataaattattctCAAAGGTACATATCGTTCTTTACTCGATGGGTCCTCCAACGGACTACCAAGATATGTGTGCTCTTCAAATGAATTGCAATGAAATGCACAAATTTGATGTGTGTGGATGATCAGGGTTGGGAAGATTCATGGATGAGACTGTGGGATGTTCGTTTTCTCTTGAACATGGTGCAGAGATACCGTTCGTACGTCTTCTGCCTGGTGAAGCAGTAAAGTCGTATGGAGGGTTTGAAAATGAAGTATTTGTACTTCTTACTAACTATAGGGTATGTTATTCTGATCACATCGATCAGTAGCACGTTGTACATTTGACCTACTCTATTTAGATATGTCTTGTCACCGTCAAACATCATATATTACGCGCCATCCCGCTTGTAGCAATCGAATCAGTGCATTTATCTGATCCGTCGACCATACTCATAAAGAGTAAGATTGGAGGGACAACAAGGTAGTTgagttttcctttatttcctttttttttttgcttcgtcTCTTCATATGCAATGTTTTAACGTCCAAAGTTTTAATGTCAGGGCGAAGTGCTGAAAGAAGGGATATGTCTCGACAAGAAATATATTTGTCACCTGCGTGAAGCAAAACTATGTGGTGTAGTATCGCCATAAGATTTCCTAAGTCGTCCAATGCATCTAGGGAACAAAAGTGAGAAATTGCTTTCAGCACTCTAGCAGCGAAAAGATCAGGTTTCCATAAACACTTCCAACAGAATTCCAATGATCTATCACGATAACAAGAAGACTACATGGATACTTTGAATAGTGTGACGTTTTGCAATATTTAGGAATGGTACGACTAGATTATCATCGTAcacatcatttttcttctttttccatttcatgaAGTTTCTTCACCACAAAAATACCCCAGAAACAAGGCAGATCAAGCAACGCAATGAAATTGCGTTCAATGTTGTCTATGCTTTTAGATACCATTTCCTAGCAGGAATCTAGTTCACATTTAATTAAGACCACGCAGGGGAAGTCGTcgctgagtttttttcttttctatggaCAATTTGATTTCACGGTCTCGAGTATGGAGCATTCTTATCAAAAATTAGCTTCTTTGTGACTACGGTTTTAAGACGAACGAATATTCATTTTGAGCTGTAGGAACGCGAAAATGTGTTCAATAGTAAATGAATGATAAACTCGATCATAAACTATAAGTAGTAGTAATGCCTACAAACAACAGTTCGGGTAGCCCTCTATCTCCTCCGCAAACAAAGTAATTTCGTAAGGGCTGTAATATACGTGAGTGTAGCTTCTACAACTTACTTAACctctaactttaaaaaaagttcagtGTGCGAGGGAAGTCGCATGAAAATGCTGGTGCTTGGTACAGCCTTCTGAATGAGGCTATAAATCCAAAGGAATGTGAGGCACTTTTTGCCTGGACTTTTGCGAAAGCGGTTGGTTTAACGATTCGTCCGATTCTGTTTCCTATTCCAAcaaattattttagttttctttgtttaggTGAAGCAATCGCATTTTTGTACCACAAATCCTATACTAGTGGATGAAGAAGAGCTTGTTCGCAGAGATTTCAAGCGACTGGGGTATGATGTTGATCACTTCAGAATTTGTGATGACAATCGATCGTTCGTGTAAGTTGATATCACAATGGcagttctttcaatttttatattaGAGTTGCGGCTTTCAGGTTGTGTTCTACTTACCCGGAGGTTATGGTTGTCCCAAAGGGGATTTGCCACAAGGATCTTGCTGACAGAGCTGACAGTCTTTGCAAGAAACGCTGGCCCGCTGTTGTTTGGAGATGCAAGGCTACGGTAAGAGTACGACGTTATCTGTGTAGTATCTGAAGTAAGCTATTGAAGATTGCAGAAAGTGAACTTGTAAATATATGCACTTTTACTTGATGGGGTCTTCTGTCAAGTCTTCTGTGCCGAATAGCTCATTATACGCTGCAATATTCGCTGCAAGTCATTCCCTGAACCGGACCGAAATGAGTTATATTGTAGGGGTCCGTCTTGCTTCGCAGCAGTCAGCCGAGGCTGGCTATCTTCGGATGGAGGAATTCTTGGGATGACAAGTTCTTCCAATTAATACATAGCTACATCGACAAGTACGCACCTGGTTGGTAACTACATTTTCAGCCTGGTCCATGAAAAGAATATTGCAGCCTAGAACAGTATAAGTTAGTTTTCAATATTACAAACCTAGTTAGCAGTTAACCATAAAGTTTTACACCAATTTTTGGTTGTGCCTTCTCCgcagaattaaaattaaaagtggTAGTTGGTTTCACTAATAGAAATAGTGCACCTACACACGAGTTTgggttttcgtttttttaatcCTCCGTTCCTACAACTCATTGTCATGCGTTAGCGCTGCTTCAAATTATTCGCTTCCAACCGTTCCCTTTCTCTTAAATGAgtactgaaataaaatttgttcatTCGACAAAGTGATCATATATCCACCAGGCCAAGTCGCACCAAAACTTGCTTGTATTTGAAGTGCACTTTGTCAACGTAACAATGCAAGCGGGCTTGTTCTATACGAAATTAGGCTGCTCAGGTCGAGATGTATGTTTGCTCTCTCATTAACAGAGGACAGATCTTTCTAGGACATTCCGCTGAACTCATGTACAGTGGATGCCTCGAAATCACCTTTACTCAACCAAACCTTCCATCTCTAACGGGTCTGTAAATTGATACAAGGCTTATATGTAGATAATAACATGACAGTAAAATTATTTGCATCTCAAGGAGATCGATCAACGGAAAGCACTCTCCTTTGCCCTTTGATTCTTATTGTTAACCTTTAAAAAGACGCTGCTCCGTATTGGGTACTACTTAGATGCGTGCCCTATATTTGAAGCAATTGTTTAAGCTTCAGATACTCGTTCTGTCGCTAAACATCGTCGCTCAAAATTTTATCATTCAGGTAAAGATCTCGTGAACTTTGACATTCGACCAGCATCCCGTGACCCTCGACATTTAAGAACACCTGTAGAGGGCGTAATGCATTGCCGTAGTATGTATTCTCCTTCTTTTGGTTTCtagttcaatttttcttctttgtctcCACAAAATATCTCTAGAACATCAACAAAAGACTCGTTATGAGGTTCTCATGTTACCAGATCTCGATTATGTACAAAGATCCTTCAGCGAGTTAATAGATCTTCTCTCTTCAGATCAACTTCTATCAGATcaggtatgtatgtatgcacgTATTAGAATGGGAACTGTTGATTggacgtatatatatatatatatatatatatatatatatatatatatatatatatatatatatatatgtacgtatatatgtatgtatatatacatatgggcgggtgtagtgtagcggttagaggttccgcttcctgcacaatcgacaggaggtttgaatccgcactagtgctcaccaagctttcatccctccggggtcgataaattggtaccaggcttgtctgggaggataaaagcactgacttgatcctcggctggcccctgcaagtcattgtataggccaacacgcgctgaattgaagtgaacgtggaggcgcatcccaagcgaattgatcaacgccagaaactttatcctttatccttatccttatccttatatatatatatatatatatatatccagtCAGCAGAGTTTTCCCATTCTAAGAGTGTTGTGCAATACTGTGCTGTCTCACCTTTTCAGGACTTAGTGGACAAAAAGTGGTTCAGAAGTGTGAAAAAATTGCTCGACTGCGCCAAGAAATGTGTCGACTTTCTTTTCGATGGTATTACACATGTTTTCACCATCATGTTGAGGCACATATGAGGCGGCTTCTGTTTAGGACACTCTGTGCTAGTGCACTGCTGCGAGGGTTGGGATCGCACCCCGCAAATAGTTTCGCTCGCTAAGATCATTGGCGACGAATACTATAGGACAATAAAGGTTTGCACTAAAAGGTGtagttttccaaattttttatggatatgAAACATGTGTTTTGCGGTCCCCCATTATAGTACCTGCAGTTGATCTCTGCTTGTTGCACCACGGAACACTTTGTTAGTGAGGAaatctgttgttgttgtcttttgtttgagatgctggaaaaaaaattgcgggtGATACACAGTCCTCCGTACTAGTCTGGATTTCTGTCTTCTGCATTTACCTTGGGATAGCGTCTCAAGATTTTCTTGACTCCTCGTTTCCTTTACCATGCGTCGGTGCCTTGCACAAATCCAAATGCGCGACCTGATTCTCCCGAACAATCCAAACCCACGCATCCTTAGCCAGCGCGGATTATTGCAAGATATTTTGTCAAGTGTAGTTCAGGGAATTAGGCCGTGGCCcgaaatgaa
This window of the Necator americanus strain Aroian chromosome III, whole genome shotgun sequence genome carries:
- a CDS encoding hypothetical protein (NECATOR_CHRIII.G12608.T1) yields the protein MFSARRLKSLKKKMALRPAQGDNVHTAEFNEEAARLKQYKNVARHEDMRRRRNESSVEIRKQKGADLMMKRRNQLVDEDEEGELSDLDLKSAPAVVSRLTNEEIVKILSNNPTLDQMRQCFEALRRILSRSKNPPVDEVIKCGLVNALVEALKVEDDKVRFEASWALTNVVSGTSEQTVAAVEAGATLPLIQLTQSPNDGLAEQALWAVANIAGDSAQLRDYVIQCGGVDALMALVDRLDKLHVSCARTLAWAFSNMCRHKNPHAPLHILERLSKGLAKLISYPDRQVKQDACWAVSYLTDGPDEQISLARSSGVLPHVIEFLRDSDAMVAPALRVLGNMSTGNDELTQCVVDLNTLDEIIPLSERSKSTTVVKECCWLISNIIAGTNSQIQAVIDAGIMPFIIEVLRSGDFKCQFEASWAVANLAQGGTAAQILTLLQDNAVPALCDALKQSNVDLLNNALETLYALLNTVSTCCPERLDELREAVEENDGLDYLERLQESESDKVYATAYRIISDYFSDPDNEEDQKADGEENQPAQYSF
- a CDS encoding hypothetical protein (NECATOR_CHRIII.G12609.T1), with the translated sequence MDETVGCSFSLEHGAEIPFVRLLPGEAVKSYGGFENEVFVLLTNYRICLVTVKHHILRAIPLVAIESVHLSDPSTILIKSKIGGTTSVRGKSHENAGAWYSLLNEAINPKECEALFAWTFAKAVKQSHFCTTNPILVDEEELVRRDFKRLGYDVDHFRICDDNRSFVLCSTYPEVMVVPKGICHKDLADRADSLCKKRWPAVVWRCKATGSVLLRSSQPRLAIFGWRNSWDDKFFQLIHSYIDKYAPGKDLVNFDIRPASRDPRHLRTPVEGVMHCRKHQQKTRYEVLMLPDLDYVQRSFSELIDLLSSDQLLSDQDLVDKKWFRSVKKLLDCAKKCVDFLFDGHSVLVHCCEGWDRTPQIVSLAKIIGDEYYRTIKGFEALIRIEWVAFGHKFAERNGIYRKDLKTKQGDVTSLADDPKTLVDSIQIYRRSEKKLSPIFLQFLHAVRHLMQKFPTAFQFNEKFLIQLAYHVYSGLVGPFIFDSLRESRDLAKEMNEEVISFWYYINKTNCISINAFYDKTTVGKLPTNGIADNMRVWSELYSDTFFDEVFVHSSAVQGTENRYRDTPINSAFYSTCSTLRDEQGSSCKFRQKPLRSVNDDPNKTPPEPSSIKVRREVSELRRGTELMHL
- a CDS encoding hypothetical protein (NECATOR_CHRIII.G12609.T3), whose amino-acid sequence is MDETVGCSFSLEHGAEIPFVRLLPGEAVKSYGGFENEVFVLLTNYRICLVTVKHHILRAIPLVAIESVHLSDPSTILIKSKIGGTTSVRGKSHENAGAWYSLLNEAINPKECEALFAWTFAKAVKQSHFCTTNPILVDEEELVRRDFKRLGYDVDHFRICDDNRSFVLCSTYPEVMVVPKGICHKDLADRADSLCKKRWPAVVWRCKATGSVLLRSSQPRLAIFGWRNSWDDKFFQLIHSYIDKYAPGKDLVNFDIRPASRDPRHLRTPVEGVMHCRNLDYVQRSFSELIDLLSSDQLLSDQDLVDKKWFRSVKKLLDCAKKCVDFLFDGHSVLVHCCEGWDRTPQIVSLAKIIGDEYYRTIKGFEALIRIEWVAFGHKFAERNGIYRKDLKTKQGDVTSLADDPKTLVDSIQIYRRSEKKLSPIFLQFLHAVRHLMQKFPTAFQFNEKFLIQLAYHVYSGLVGPFIFDSLRESRDLAKEMNEEVISFWYYINKTNCISINAFYDKTTVGKLPTNGIADNMRVWSELYSDTFFDEVFVHSSAVQGTENRYRDTPINSAFYSTCSTLRDEQGSSCKFRQKPLRSVNDDPNKTPPEPSSIKVRREVSELRRGTELMHL
- a CDS encoding hypothetical protein (NECATOR_CHRIII.G12609.T2) produces the protein MDETVGCSFSLEHGAEIPFVRLLPGEAVKSYGGFENEVFVLLTNYRICLVTVKHHILRAIPLVAIESVHLSDPSTILIKSKIGGTTSVRGKSHENAGAWYSLLNEAINPKECEALFAWTFAKAVKQSHFCTTNPILVDEEELVRRDFKRLGLCSTYPEVMVVPKGICHKDLADRADSLCKKRWPAVVWRCKATGSVLLRSSQPRLAIFGWRNSWDDKFFQLIHSYIDKYAPGKDLVNFDIRPASRDPRHLRTPVEGVMHCRKHQQKTRYEVLMLPDLDYVQRSFSELIDLLSSDQLLSDQDLVDKKWFRSVKKLLDCAKKCVDFLFDGHSVLVHCCEGWDRTPQIVSLAKIIGDEYYRTIKGFEALIRIEWVAFGHKFAERNGIYRKDLKTKQGDVTSLADDPKTLVDSIQIYRRSEKKLSPIFLQFLHAVRHLMQKFPTAFQFNEKFLIQLAYHVYSGLVGPFIFDSLRESRDLAKEMNEEVISFWYYINKTNCISINAFYDKTTVGKLPTNGIADNMRVWSELYSDTFFDEVFVHSSAVQGTENRYRDTPINSAFYSTCSTLRDEQGSSCKFRQKPLRSVNDDPNKTPPEPSSIKVRREVSELRRGTELMHL